In Planococcus sp. MB-3u-03, the DNA window GTCCAGCTTTTCAACGCTGATGTCCTGGGCCTGGTCCGAGAAACTGCCGGCTGCGCGCTGTGCCTGCTGCTGAATCGTATTGATCAAGCCCTCAGGTTCAACACCGTCTTCGATTTCCAGTGTAATGATGGAAGCCGAATTCGCTGAAATGGAATCCATCGACGCGATTCCGTCAATGCTCTGCATCTGTCTTTCAATCGGATTCGTAATGCTCGTTTCCACTTCTTCCGGCTCTGCGCCTGGCAAGATCGTGGAGACTAGCACAAGCCCTGGAGGCGTTTCGGGAATTTCACGCTGCGGCAAAGTCAGGAAAGTGTAAACCCCGACCAGCATGAGGATCAAAATCAAAAAGATGAATAATTTACTGCGCTCGAGTATGTACTGCATAAGGATTATCTCCCTCCGATTATTGTATAACTATTGTATAACCGGAAATCAGAAAGCACCACTTTAAACACTCAAAAACCGGCCGAAAATTTTCGGCCGGTTCTCGTTTAAACTTTTTCAGGACGCCGCTGTTTCAGGAAGTACGCTCCGATAAACATCAAGAGCGGCGGCAAGATGCTCAATTTGAACACCCAGCTGTCATCTCCCATAAAGATCAGGCCCATCGGCAAAAGTGATGCAAGCCCTCCCCAAAACAACGCTTTCCACGATCTTTTCCAAACTCCGTACAATCCGAGCAGCAGTGCAGCAATCACCAGCGACCACAACAAGATCCCCATCAACAGGAAATCCATCTCCATGCGCCTCCGTTCGGTTTTATACTTTAGTTATACTCCTTTTCTGATAAAATCATTCATTAAGAGTACTTTTTACATTTTATGCGGGCATCTAGAATTAAAAAGCTTCCACCTAAATTTTGGGAAGCTTTTCCTATTAGAAGAATAAGTGGAGTCTCGAAGTGTTTGGAGAAGCGTCCGCTCGGAACCCCTGGCTGCTCAATAATGCTGCGCATTACTTTCGCAAAGATAAGTTCTCCCGTAGGTCGACCTTATCTCTTCCTGTGGATTAGCGAGACGACCGAGACCCGCAAGGAATGAATGAGCGAAGCTAAGCTGAGCTCATTCATTTGCGACGCATCTGCCACGCAGATGGGAGCACAAGGGTTTCACAGCGACTGAGGAGGCTTGGGCGCGAGCCCACGGAAAGCTAGCGGTAAGCTTCGGAAAACACGGTTTCAGGAGTTTCTCCACATCTAATTATAAGTTTTCGAAAACAGCCGCAGAACGTCCGCGCCGCCGATGAATGTGCCGAGCGAACTGCCGAGATTGGTCAATACGATAACCAGCAAGACACGCGTCACTTTATTGTCCCAAAAGCCTTTTACGGTGAACACGTCTTTCGACAAAGTATCGAAATCCCCGACATTCGGCCGGCGGACAAAGGCTTGTGTGAGCCCCGAAAACCAGCCAGCCGCAACGAGCGGATTGAGCGATGAAATCGGCGCGGCGACAAAGGCAGTGAGGATCGCAAGCGGATGGCCGAATGCGACCGCGGCACCGATTGCGGCAAGCGTGCCGTTCCAAAGAATCCAGCTGATCGCCTGATCAAAGCCCGCTGCCGGATTTGCATAAAACGTATAGGCAATGATCGACAAGATGAGCAGCGGAATGGCCCAGCCGATGATCTTCGGCCATTTCGATTTCTTTGGCACTTCGTTGAGCGCCTTCAAATCCTGCTCTTGGTGGATTTCGCGTGTGATGCCCGGAATATGCGCGGCACCGAGAACGGCGACGACCCTATTCCCGGGAGCTTCTTTGATTTTCTGCGCCAAATACTGGTCGCGTTCGTCGATGAGCGGCTTTTTGATGCGCGGGAAGGCTTTGGTGAAATCGTCCATCACCGCGTTCAATGTATCCTGTTGCTTCATCTTCTCCAGTTCCTCTTCGGAAATCGATTCCTTGCTGAAAATGCTGAAGAACACAGAAGAAATGAGCTGGACCTTGCCCATCAGCCCGATATTGCCCCAGATGCGCGAAAAGGTCACTTGGATATTGCGGTCGGCAAGGACCAGCTCTGCTCCGGTCTCTTCTGCTGAACGGATGCCCTGGATCATTTCAGATCCAGGCTTGATGCCGAATTGGTCAGCCAAACGATTCTGGAACGAGGAAATGGCCAAGTTCATCAATAACAGGCTCGCCTTCTTATCCTTGATGATTTTGAAGATATCGGTTTCTTTCCATTTCTTATCCTGCATGACCGATTCATAGCGCTGTGCATCGAGTTCGATGCACACCGAATCCGGCCGTTCGCGTTCGACGACTTCCTTTACTTGCTCTGCGCTCAGTTTGGACACATGCGCGGTGCCGATTAGAATCAATTGTTTGCCGTCCACTTCGAGACGGGTGATATTGTCTTCCGTCATTATTTCTTGTGTCATGAGTGTACTTCCTTCATAGAATAGGATTTCTTCTTCATTTACAGTTGCCGATGAAAAAGACTGTCTATTCTTTATAATGAATCACCAAGCGCAAAATATCAATCTTTTCGAAAGCTTATAATTCCGGTGCATTGAAGGTATTGCCATCATTCAAATCACCGGCTCGGAAGCCTTTGTAGAACCATTCTTTCCGCTGTTCGGATGTGCCATGCGTAAAGCTTTCCGGAACGGCGTAGCCGCGCGTCCGCTTCTGGATCGTGTCATCACCGACCGCACTGGCTGCGTTCAAAGCTTCTTCCAGGTCGCCTTCTTCCAAATAGCCCATGCCTTGAGCATGATGCGCCCAGACGCCCGATAAATAATCCGCCTGCAATTCCAGGCGCACTTGCAATTGGTTGTATTCGGTTTCGCTCAGCTGATTGCGCGCCTGCTGGACATCCCCGAGCACGCCAAGAAGGTTCTGCACGTGATGGCCGACTTCATGCGCGACGACATACGCCATCGCAAAATCACCAGGTGCATTGAACTGGCGCTCGAGCTCATCGTAAAAGCTTAAATCGATATACAGCTTGGAATCCGCCGGGCAGTAAAATGGCCCCGTCGCAGAGCCGGCCATGCCGCAAGCTGACTGGACGCTTCCAGAAAACAGCACCAAAGTCGGCTCAACATACTCCATGCCTTCTTCAGCGAACACTTCCGCCCAAACCTCTTCCGTATCTGCGAGGACGACCGATACGAAATCGGCAAGTTCTTCTTCCCGCTCACTTGCCACATACGGTTCCGAAGTAGAAGCTCCTCCGCCATCGCCGAGTATCGCTCCTGGGTCGCCCCCGAGAAACGTGATCAACAGGACAATCAGCAAGCCGCCGATCCCGCCGCCGGCAAGAACCGGCCCGCCAACACCGCGCCCTCTCCTGTCTTCTACATTCCTGCTGCCCGCTCGTCCTTTCCATTTCATAACCGAAACCCTCTTTCCGCATTCATTTTTATAAAGCTATACCCGTTTCACCGGAAACTTTAATCCCATCTCGGCAAGCGGTAGACCAAAAATCGTTCGCGCGGATCTTCCGCTTCAACTGGAAGCTCAATGTCACCGGTCAATTCAAAAGCGGTGCGGCGTTCGAGGAAATCGGTATACTCGAGTGCGGGATAAAATAAAATTACTTCGACTTCCCGGGGATGATCGGCTACTGATGCCAAAATCTTATCTATTACCGTCATGAACACCGGATCGGAAAACGGATTGAAAAAATAAAACCAGCGATCTTCCGGATGGATTTCATAATCCTGTGCGTAGCCGTTGATGAATTCGATGTCCGCCTTCCCCTTAAAGCGCTGTAAATTCCGCAGCGCGGCTTCGTGCAGCGATGGGTCGACTTCCACTCCCGCTGACGGCGTCCCGAATACACGATGCGCAAAAAAGTTCAAGCGTCCTTTGCCGCTGCCGAAATCGACCAGCCTGCCGCTGCCCTTAAGCGGATGCGCCTTGAACAATCTATCCAGCCACGCATAGGGCGTCACTTCGAAACGGTGCTCATGCATCGACGCATTAAAGCCCATTTGTTCGCCACCGGTTTGGATATTCAATTGCCGGTCCATTTGATGATCGTCCATCTGATTGCCTCCTTTTATCCAGTGAGATCAATTAAAGCCGCAGCTTACTATTCCCACATTTTGCAAAATAAAAAATGCTTTTTCTCTTGCCATTCCCATTTCTTTCTGTTATATTACAGCTAATTCAATAATTTCTTGCTTCCTTAGCGGAGCGAGGATAGAGGCGCAAAAACCATCAGTACGCAATCCGAGGAGTATGAGCTCTTAGGACGATTGCCGAAAGGGGGATTTGCCGAAGCGGCAGGATGCTCATATTCCTGTGCGCTGGTTCTGCACTGAAGAAGTGCCGGACTGTCATATAGGAAACTATATGGAGGGCTATCTGACGAACAGGAACGATTGGTAAACATTGTTTCTAACGGCAGCAACGGGCCCCCGTTGCTGCCTTTTTGTTTACTCCGGACCGGCCCCCACCTCTAACTTTTGAAAAAAACTTAGAAAAGGGTGTGTTCTCTATGAAATTCGGTCAAGTGATCACTGCGATGGCGACGCCATTCGACTCAGACGGTGAAATCGATTTTCAGGCAACAACAAATCTCGTGGAATATCTAATCAATAACGGTTCGGACGGCATCGTCGTCGCCGGGACGACCGGCGAATCGCCGACTTTGTCGACAGACGAAAAAGTGGCGCTGTTCGTCCATGTCGTCACCGTAGCAGACGGGCGCGCGAAAATCATCGCGGGCACCGGCTCAAACAACACGCGCGCATCGGTCGCCTTGACCCAGCAGGCAGAGCAAGCGGGCGTCGATGGCATCATGCTCGTCACTCCTTACTATAACAAACCCTCACAGGAAGGCATGTACCGCCATTTTGAAGCGATCGCAAACGCGACGACGCTTCCGGTCATGCTCTATAATATTCCGGGCCGCAGCGTCGTCAATCTATCGGTCGATACCATCGTCCGCCTATCGCTTATCGACAATATCACCTGCGTGAAAGAAGCAAGCGGCGATTTAGATGCCGCTTCTGAAATCATCGAACGCACAAGCGGCGACTTTGCCGTCTACAGCGGCGATGACAGCCTGACCTTGCCGATGCTTTCTATCGGCGGAACAGGCATCGTCTCGGTCGCATCGCATATCATCGGCAATGAAATGCAGGAGATGGTTAAATTGTTCCGCACAGGCGATACAGCTGGAGCCGCCGCGCTTCACCGCAAATTGCTGCCGACGATGAAAGCTTTGTTCGCAGCACCGAGCCCGAGCCCGGTCAAAGCGGCACTCAACCTATCGGGTGTCCCGGTTGGCGGCGTGCGCTTGCCGATGCTCGCTTTAACAGAAGAAGAAACCGCCACTTTGCAGCAATTCCTGCCGTCCGCTAAACAGGACGCGGTCACCAATTAAAAAAAGCTTCGCAGATCCGTTTTAGGGTCCGCGAAGCTTTTTTTAGTTATAGACGTTTTCCAAGGCACGCTTCAAGCTGCCTCCGATGTTCAATGTCCGCACATCCACACCGAGTGTCGTCAAGGATTGCGCCGTCTCAGGACGGATCCCCGTCAAAATCGCTTCGACGCCGATCAGCCCGAGCGACTGGATGATTTTGATGACTTGTTCCGCCACCATCGTATCGACCCGGATGACCCCTGATAAATCAACAATCAATGTGTTGATCTTCAATTCACTTGCCGACAATAGCGTGCGCTCCAAAATATAATGCGCCCGGTCGATTTCAATGCTGCCGACAAGCGGCAAAATGGCGACCGAATCGCTGATCGGGACAACAGGTGCCGATAATTCCAAAAACTCCTTACGCGCTGTGGCCAGATTTCGTTGGTAGGAAGTCGTATAGGCATGCGTGTAGGAATACGTTGCATGGTCCAACAGCGCATGCAATAATTCCGCTGCGTCGTAAGTTATTTCCGGGGAAATAGTTAAGCGGCGGCCTTCACTTTTAATCAAGGTCGCAATGTGCTTCCGGTATAGCGCCGTTTCAGCAAGCGCCACATCCAAAGTCATGCCATGCTCCAAGAAAAAGTTTCCCGTGGCGGTCCCCCACTTCGCCATATTCGCCATGATCTCTTCTTGACGGCAGCTGTTCTGCAAGGATTTTCCGAGCAGTTCAATGAAGCGAACCAGTTCCTGCAACACAAGCTCCGAGAATTCCCGATTTTCTTCCACCATTTTTTCCGGCAATGCGGTCAGGCGTTCTTCCTGGATCAATTGGGCAATCATATATTTTTCTTCTTCCACTCGTTTACCGAATAACACCATTTCTTTTTCCATTGGTACCTCCGTCAATTGCTGCTCGCTTTATTTCTTGCAGCAGATTCATTATACCTAATCCTCTATACAAGAAATAGCCTTTTGCTTTTAGCGAGAAAAAAATGCCCGCCGGATGGCAGGCATTTTTCAGGTATTATTTTGCGAATAGTTGTTTCAATGTTGCAGAGGAGACGGCTCCTTCGCCGCCAAGGATTGTGTAGAAGGAATCTGGCGTTTCGAAATTCTGGATTTGTTGTTTAGATGCTTCAGATGGCGTTTTCGCAGTCAGAACTAGCGGCCCACCGTATGAAGCTGCCAAAGCACTTCCGGACAATGCATCTGGATAGTTTGCCCCTGTAGCGATAAAGACTTCATTTTGGTCTTCTAAGAACCCAAACTCTAATGCAAATTCATTGAACTCTTTATTTGTCTCGTAACGGGTTTTGCCTGCGATACGGACCGGCTCTGCGAACAAGTCTTCAACTGCCGGTCCTACTGCGCCTTCTCCGCCAACGATGATTGGCCATTCTGGCTGATTCGCTTTGATATAATCAGCTACAACTGTTGGTACAGCACCAGTTGCCGGTACTAGAAGGATTGGATCTGCATAATATCCTGCAGCTGGGGAAACAGACAGTGAATCAGCAAAGTTAGCGCCAGTCGCTACATAAAGAGTATCTCCCATGCCCACTTCTTCCGCGATGTTAACAGCAGTTTCATAACGTGTTTTTCCGTTGATGCGCTCTACATTGAATTTGAGTGTCGAAAGTTCATTTTTTACTTTCTCTGAAATAGCACCTGTACCGCCTACCAAGATTACATTTTCCGCACCCAAACGCTTGAGTTCAGCCGCAAATCCTGCAGGAAGTGAATCTTTTTTCGTCAAAAGCAAAGGAGATTGATAGGCGCCAGCAAGTGGTGTTGCAGCCAATGCATCCGGGAAATCTCCGCCTGTTGCTACAACCACTGTTTTAACGCTGTTGTCAGGCCATGCCTGAGAAACTTCTAAGCTTGTCTGGTAACGATCGCTGCCAAAAATGCGGTAAGAATTGTCTTCAGTAAGTTCAACTGCAGAAGCTGCACCAGTCGGTAAAATTGCTCCAAGAGCCAAAGCTGCAGTCAATGCCGCAGTCGTCAAAACTTTGCTATAAATCATCGTTAATCGTTTCCCCATTCTGTAATGTATTCATTTCTTTTCCAATTATATGATATTTTACGAACATTACAATAGGTTTACAAAAATATTTCTTGGTAGGCACAAATACTTTTTCCTCAGCCAGATTTAAATAACAATTCAACAACTCCATAGATTCTTCTTCTACTTTCGGTTCATAACTGCCACGCCTTTCTCCGGACTCCCTATGCTAAGCCAAGGTTTATGGACTCTCGCTTTCCGGGTACATAAGCCATAACGCAGACACGGCAAAACATTGACCTTACAGGAGGATGCTATTATGCAAAAACACGGCCATAAATTGATCGGCACATTCGATGTGCAGGCGGAAGTGATCCATGAAATCGGTGAATTGAAAGCACAGGGATATAAAGAAGAGGATATGTATGTCGTCGCTTTGAACGGACAGCAGCTGCAGATGGTGCAAGGGCAGACGGATGTCCATTTAAATACGGATGAGGGCGATTTCATGGACAAGTTCAAATCGTTCATTTCTGGGGAAGACCCGACAAAAGATGCGCTCAAACAAATGGGCCTCTCTGAGTCCGAAGCGGACGAGTATTACAAACAAATCCAAAGCGGCAAGATCATACTTTACGTCGACAGTGAATACGGCATGAATTACCAGAACTTCGATGCCGCGGCAGCTAGCTTATCTGCAAACAGACAGGCAGAGAATACTAGTCAAAAAACCGAAACACCCGACTTGAGTGACGAACAACCGATGAAACTTCACGAAGAACGCTTGGCGGTCGATAAGAAATGGGTGGAATCCGGAAGCGTCGACATCCACAAGAACACGGTCGAAGAACAACAGACACTTGATGTTCCGTATGAACGGGAAGAAGTCGAAGTCGAACGCCGCCCAGTCAATCAGGAGCTGTCCGAATATGAAGCGAGCGGCCACTCCGCTGAGACTTATGAAAAAGACGGCCTTTGGCACATTCCCGTCATCGAAGAACGCCTGGAAGTGCGCAAAGTGAAATACGTCAGCGAGGAAATCATCGTCCATAAACGCAAAGTACAAGAGACGAAGCATATCAGCGAAACGGTGCAGCGTGAGACAGTTGATATTGATGAGAACAACGTCCAGCGCTACGAAAAACCATAAATACAAAAAAGGTGATTCCGAATTTTCGGAATCACCTTTTTCAATGGATTAATGCTTGGCCGGGTTCGGCTTTTCGCCTTTTCCTTTTTGCAGCACTTTCAAGCCTTGCCCCATGTCAGATGCGAGCACATAGTTGCGGTCGACGAACACGCCCCATACATCCGCCTGCTCCGGCACATATTGGCCGATCTGCTCAGGATTGCTTGGGTCTGTGATATCCACCATGTAGACGCCGCCTGCATAATGGCTCAAGTACAGCGTATTGCCGTGAACTTTCGGGTCATGCACAGTATTGGCAAATGTCGGGCCATCCTCTACTTTTTCCGTCAAATCCGTCTTGAATTCGCTTAGCAGTTTCGGATTCGCTTTATCTTTAATATCGAAGATTCGCGTATAGCCATAGGATTCTTCATAGCCTGCTCTGACAGGCGTCGACACTTCGCGTGTTTCAATCAGGACATTTCCGCCTTTCGCAAGAGCTGCGGAATGGGCGGCTCCTTGCTGTTCTGAAGAATAATCAGTGCGGCCGATATACACCGGGTTCTCCGGATCCTGGATATCGAAAATCACAGTGCCGAGGTCCCACATCGAGACGTAAGCGTATTGCGCGTTGTGGTCGGTGATGACACTGTGGTTGAAGACAGCGCGTGTTTTGCCGTCCGGCGCGTTCCAGTTATAGCCATTGAACGAGTCAGGCACTTCCGGAAGGCTTCGCGGATCGAACTGCCACAGTGTTTCAGGATTCGCCGGATCGGAAACATCGACAATTTGGAAAT includes these proteins:
- a CDS encoding DUF2382 domain-containing protein codes for the protein MQKHGHKLIGTFDVQAEVIHEIGELKAQGYKEEDMYVVALNGQQLQMVQGQTDVHLNTDEGDFMDKFKSFISGEDPTKDALKQMGLSESEADEYYKQIQSGKIILYVDSEYGMNYQNFDAAAASLSANRQAENTSQKTETPDLSDEQPMKLHEERLAVDKKWVESGSVDIHKNTVEEQQTLDVPYEREEVEVERRPVNQELSEYEASGHSAETYEKDGLWHIPVIEERLEVRKVKYVSEEIIVHKRKVQETKHISETVQRETVDIDENNVQRYEKP
- a CDS encoding cell wall-binding repeat-containing protein, whose product is MIYSKVLTTAALTAALALGAILPTGAASAVELTEDNSYRIFGSDRYQTSLEVSQAWPDNSVKTVVVATGGDFPDALAATPLAGAYQSPLLLTKKDSLPAGFAAELKRLGAENVILVGGTGAISEKVKNELSTLKFNVERINGKTRYETAVNIAEEVGMGDTLYVATGANFADSLSVSPAAGYYADPILLVPATGAVPTVVADYIKANQPEWPIIVGGEGAVGPAVEDLFAEPVRIAGKTRYETNKEFNEFALEFGFLEDQNEVFIATGANYPDALSGSALAASYGGPLVLTAKTPSEASKQQIQNFETPDSFYTILGGEGAVSSATLKQLFAK
- a CDS encoding TraB/GumN family protein, producing MTEDNITRLEVDGKQLILIGTAHVSKLSAEQVKEVVERERPDSVCIELDAQRYESVMQDKKWKETDIFKIIKDKKASLLLMNLAISSFQNRLADQFGIKPGSEMIQGIRSAEETGAELVLADRNIQVTFSRIWGNIGLMGKVQLISSVFFSIFSKESISEEELEKMKQQDTLNAVMDDFTKAFPRIKKPLIDERDQYLAQKIKEAPGNRVVAVLGAAHIPGITREIHQEQDLKALNEVPKKSKWPKIIGWAIPLLILSIIAYTFYANPAAGFDQAISWILWNGTLAAIGAAVAFGHPLAILTAFVAAPISSLNPLVAAGWFSGLTQAFVRRPNVGDFDTLSKDVFTVKGFWDNKVTRVLLVIVLTNLGSSLGTFIGGADVLRLFSKTYN
- a CDS encoding SAM-dependent methyltransferase, translated to MDDHQMDRQLNIQTGGEQMGFNASMHEHRFEVTPYAWLDRLFKAHPLKGSGRLVDFGSGKGRLNFFAHRVFGTPSAGVEVDPSLHEAALRNLQRFKGKADIEFINGYAQDYEIHPEDRWFYFFNPFSDPVFMTVIDKILASVADHPREVEVILFYPALEYTDFLERRTAFELTGDIELPVEAEDPRERFLVYRLPRWD
- a CDS encoding LVIVD repeat-containing protein, with product MKIHKPFLNVALASALVFSFAPSSMAHDALDGSDLSKGERAVFSNEEMLNLSDASMSGSKNVSNLTESAAVQIKELAGVQNNTADVYAHKGFAYLGTHTANGGNGGVRVFDLKDPSNPKEVSVFGHDDVAGTWQEKVIVKSVNTADFKGDLAVVSVQQRDRHADTAGGFLLYDVTDPHAPKKLGYWETYADTRGTHELYLTMQGDRALVFASNPYADIYSGGEEHDFQIVDVSDPANPETLWQFDPRSLPEVPDSFNGYNWNAPDGKTRAVFNHSVITDHNAQYAYVSMWDLGTVIFDIQDPENPVYIGRTDYSSEQQGAAHSAALAKGGNVLIETREVSTPVRAGYEESYGYTRIFDIKDKANPKLLSEFKTDLTEKVEDGPTFANTVHDPKVHGNTLYLSHYAGGVYMVDITDPSNPEQIGQYVPEQADVWGVFVDRNYVLASDMGQGLKVLQKGKGEKPNPAKH
- the dapA gene encoding 4-hydroxy-tetrahydrodipicolinate synthase, which produces MKFGQVITAMATPFDSDGEIDFQATTNLVEYLINNGSDGIVVAGTTGESPTLSTDEKVALFVHVVTVADGRAKIIAGTGSNNTRASVALTQQAEQAGVDGIMLVTPYYNKPSQEGMYRHFEAIANATTLPVMLYNIPGRSVVNLSVDTIVRLSLIDNITCVKEASGDLDAASEIIERTSGDFAVYSGDDSLTLPMLSIGGTGIVSVASHIIGNEMQEMVKLFRTGDTAGAAALHRKLLPTMKALFAAPSPSPVKAALNLSGVPVGGVRLPMLALTEEETATLQQFLPSAKQDAVTN
- a CDS encoding STAS domain-containing protein, yielding MEKEMVLFGKRVEEEKYMIAQLIQEERLTALPEKMVEENREFSELVLQELVRFIELLGKSLQNSCRQEEIMANMAKWGTATGNFFLEHGMTLDVALAETALYRKHIATLIKSEGRRLTISPEITYDAAELLHALLDHATYSYTHAYTTSYQRNLATARKEFLELSAPVVPISDSVAILPLVGSIEIDRAHYILERTLLSASELKINTLIVDLSGVIRVDTMVAEQVIKIIQSLGLIGVEAILTGIRPETAQSLTTLGVDVRTLNIGGSLKRALENVYN
- the ypfJ gene encoding KPN_02809 family neutral zinc metallopeptidase — encoded protein: MKWKGRAGSRNVEDRRGRGVGGPVLAGGGIGGLLIVLLITFLGGDPGAILGDGGGASTSEPYVASEREEELADFVSVVLADTEEVWAEVFAEEGMEYVEPTLVLFSGSVQSACGMAGSATGPFYCPADSKLYIDLSFYDELERQFNAPGDFAMAYVVAHEVGHHVQNLLGVLGDVQQARNQLSETEYNQLQVRLELQADYLSGVWAHHAQGMGYLEEGDLEEALNAASAVGDDTIQKRTRGYAVPESFTHGTSEQRKEWFYKGFRAGDLNDGNTFNAPEL